A single window of Paenibacillus sp. SYP-B4298 DNA harbors:
- a CDS encoding alkaline phosphatase: MLSLAIASGALASSTTVSGPALAATTAPAVKNVILLIPDGMSQDGTTLARWYKGGSPLALDEMASGLVRTYSADAAIADSAPAGTAFATGHKSHTGYVGVLPDNNDMPGLAPIKPGDEKKPVANIVEAARLAGKSTGIISTSEVMHATPADFSAHYPDRSNYDALSKQQVYNGLDVVLGGGSKYFMPEGRKDQQNLLKVIEQSGYDYVTTPAEMKASDSGKLWGLFATGALTYDMDRDASKQPSLAEMTSKAIEVLSKNEQGFFLMVEGSKVDWAAHANDPVGIISDVLAFDDAVKTALDFAKKDQNTIVIATTDHGNGGITIGNRDTTKTYDTEPLSTFIAPLKRAKLTGEGVESMLNEDRSNVKEVMSKYYGISDLTQEEVQAIREASAGRLNYVIGPMISNRARIGWTSGGHTGGDVTLYTYLPGDERWTGVRENTEIARYMAHALSLDLDAVTKRLFVPAREGFAAKGAEIKWDNSDPKNPVIVVTKGDTKLRLPVYTSIAELNGKQLELEGVIVYNGEKSFVPQQAIDLIP, from the coding sequence ATGCTGTCTCTTGCCATCGCCTCCGGCGCGCTGGCCTCCTCGACCACCGTGTCTGGGCCTGCGCTCGCAGCTACAACAGCACCAGCAGTCAAGAATGTGATCCTGCTGATCCCGGACGGCATGAGCCAGGATGGAACGACACTTGCCCGTTGGTACAAGGGCGGATCGCCACTCGCGCTCGATGAGATGGCGAGCGGTCTGGTTCGGACATACTCCGCCGATGCAGCCATCGCAGATTCCGCACCGGCAGGCACAGCCTTCGCCACAGGACACAAATCGCACACAGGCTATGTAGGCGTGCTGCCCGATAACAATGATATGCCAGGCCTTGCCCCCATCAAGCCTGGGGACGAGAAGAAGCCTGTGGCTAATATTGTAGAAGCGGCAAGACTTGCAGGGAAATCCACCGGCATTATCTCCACCTCGGAGGTCATGCATGCCACCCCTGCCGACTTCAGCGCCCATTACCCGGATCGCAGCAATTATGACGCCTTGAGTAAACAGCAGGTGTATAACGGCCTGGATGTCGTACTGGGCGGCGGCAGCAAATATTTCATGCCCGAAGGACGCAAGGACCAGCAAAACCTGCTCAAGGTGATTGAGCAGTCCGGCTACGATTATGTCACGACACCCGCGGAGATGAAGGCCTCCGATTCCGGCAAGCTATGGGGACTGTTCGCCACCGGAGCCCTGACCTACGATATGGACCGCGACGCTTCCAAGCAGCCAAGTCTGGCCGAGATGACCAGCAAGGCGATCGAGGTGCTGTCCAAGAACGAGCAGGGATTCTTCCTGATGGTCGAGGGCAGCAAGGTCGACTGGGCGGCTCATGCCAATGATCCCGTCGGCATTATCAGTGATGTGCTGGCCTTCGACGATGCGGTGAAGACTGCCCTCGACTTCGCCAAAAAGGATCAAAACACGATCGTAATCGCTACAACGGATCATGGCAATGGCGGTATTACAATTGGCAACCGCGATACGACGAAAACCTATGACACGGAGCCGTTATCTACCTTCATCGCCCCGCTCAAGCGTGCCAAGCTGACCGGCGAGGGTGTCGAATCGATGCTGAATGAGGATCGTTCGAATGTAAAAGAAGTCATGTCCAAATATTATGGCATCTCTGATCTGACACAGGAAGAAGTGCAAGCGATTCGGGAGGCAAGCGCTGGACGCCTGAACTATGTCATCGGTCCGATGATTAGCAACCGCGCACGAATCGGCTGGACATCCGGCGGACATACGGGCGGGGATGTTACCTTATATACCTACCTTCCAGGCGATGAGCGCTGGACAGGTGTCAGAGAAAATACCGAGATCGCCCGCTATATGGCTCATGCGCTCTCCCTTGACCTGGATGCCGTCACGAAGCGCCTGTTCGTCCCGGCAAGAGAAGGCTTTGCTGCGAAGGGAGCAGAGATCAAGTGGGACAATAGCGATCCGAAAAATCCGGTCATTGTTGTTACAAAAGGCGACACGAAGCTACGGCTTCCGGTCTATACCAGCATCGCAGAATTGAACGGAAAGCAGCTCGAGCTCGAAGGCGTCATCGTGTATAATGGCGAGAAATCCTTCGTTCCGCAGCAAGCCATTGACTTAATTCCTTAA
- a CDS encoding diaminopimelate dehydrogenase translates to MSKIRVGIVGYGNLGKGVQKAIAQNDDIELVAIFTRRQPESMVSEGGEARFEHIAHAEKYKGQIDVMILCGGSATDLPEQTPALAALFNTVDSFDTHAKIPEFFDAVNAVAQKAGTLSVISTGWDPGLFSLNRLLSEAILPQGKDYTFWGTGISQGHSDAIRRVPGVKAGVQYTVPVQEVIDRIRSGETPELTTREKHHRNCFVVAEEGANEEEIRQTIVSMPNYFADYDTTVTFISEEQLRAEHGTMPHGGFVIRSGITGESTKQIIEFGLKLESNPEFTASVLVAYARAAYRLSNEGQRGAKTVFDIPFGHLSPKSPEQLRKELL, encoded by the coding sequence ATGTCAAAGATTAGAGTCGGTATTGTCGGTTATGGAAATCTGGGCAAGGGTGTCCAGAAAGCAATCGCCCAAAATGATGACATCGAGCTGGTCGCAATCTTTACGCGGCGTCAGCCTGAAAGCATGGTCTCCGAGGGGGGCGAAGCACGCTTCGAGCATATTGCCCATGCGGAAAAGTACAAAGGACAGATTGATGTTATGATTCTGTGCGGCGGCTCGGCTACGGACCTGCCTGAACAGACACCTGCGCTAGCCGCTCTGTTCAATACAGTAGACAGCTTCGATACCCATGCCAAAATCCCTGAGTTCTTCGACGCGGTTAACGCCGTAGCTCAGAAGGCCGGCACGCTGAGCGTCATCTCCACTGGCTGGGACCCGGGCCTGTTCTCTCTCAACCGCCTGCTCTCTGAAGCCATCCTGCCGCAAGGCAAGGACTATACGTTCTGGGGCACAGGCATCAGCCAGGGCCACTCTGATGCGATCCGCCGCGTGCCAGGCGTGAAGGCAGGCGTCCAATACACGGTTCCTGTACAAGAGGTAATCGACCGCATCCGCTCCGGCGAGACGCCTGAGCTGACAACACGCGAGAAGCACCACAGAAACTGCTTCGTCGTCGCTGAAGAGGGAGCCAATGAGGAGGAGATTCGCCAAACGATCGTCTCCATGCCGAACTACTTCGCTGACTATGACACGACAGTAACGTTTATATCCGAGGAGCAGCTCCGGGCAGAGCATGGCACAATGCCGCATGGCGGCTTTGTAATCCGCAGCGGCATCACAGGTGAAAGCACGAAACAGATTATCGAGTTCGGTCTGAAGCTGGAGAGCAATCCCGAATTCACGGCCAGTGTCCTCGTCGCTTATGCACGCGCCGCATATCGTCTGAGCAATGAAGGGCAGCGCGGAGCGAAGACGGTATTCGACATTCCTTTTGGTCATCTCTCTCCCAAATCGCCAGAGCAGCTCCGCAAGGAACTGCTGTAA
- a CDS encoding ABC transporter substrate-binding protein, producing the protein MKKRVWFALMLSAVLVLAGCGAKNEGTTPSNASTGGGSGAADSKVYKVAISQIVEHSALDATREGFLAALKDAGIEGDSLKLDYNNAQGDQTNNLSIAQKVASGYDLVLAIATPSAQAVVQHVKETPVLFAAVTDPVDAQLVSNLDAPGGNVSGASDTNPEAIKQLMKFIGDQFKNVKKVGIVINPGESNAVVMADIAEAALKEQGIELVRAAVTNTSEVQQAAQSLVGRVDALYVTLDNTVVNGISTVVKVANDNDLPFFASDRDTVENGAFATVGFKYYDHGYQVGQMAVDILKNGKNPGEMKVELPNKLDLILSMKSAKEQGIEVTDAIKALVKDPANNIIE; encoded by the coding sequence ATGAAGAAAAGAGTATGGTTCGCGCTCATGTTGTCTGCTGTGCTGGTGCTGGCAGGCTGTGGAGCCAAAAATGAAGGCACGACCCCATCGAATGCGAGCACAGGAGGCGGCAGCGGCGCTGCCGATAGCAAAGTATATAAGGTAGCCATCTCGCAGATTGTGGAGCACTCCGCATTGGATGCGACACGTGAAGGCTTCCTCGCTGCTCTGAAGGATGCAGGCATCGAGGGCGATAGCTTGAAGCTGGATTACAATAATGCACAGGGTGACCAGACGAACAACCTGTCGATCGCGCAGAAGGTGGCGAGCGGCTATGATCTGGTGCTTGCGATCGCGACGCCGTCGGCTCAAGCCGTGGTGCAGCATGTGAAGGAGACGCCTGTACTGTTCGCCGCAGTAACGGATCCGGTGGATGCTCAGCTGGTATCGAATCTGGATGCACCGGGCGGGAATGTATCGGGCGCTTCCGACACCAACCCTGAGGCGATCAAGCAATTGATGAAGTTCATTGGCGACCAATTCAAAAATGTGAAGAAGGTCGGCATTGTGATTAACCCGGGCGAATCGAATGCTGTCGTCATGGCTGACATTGCCGAGGCAGCTCTGAAGGAGCAAGGCATCGAGCTGGTGCGGGCGGCAGTAACCAACACCTCCGAGGTGCAGCAGGCTGCACAATCGCTCGTTGGCCGTGTCGATGCGCTGTATGTCACATTGGACAACACAGTCGTTAACGGGATCAGCACGGTAGTTAAGGTTGCCAATGATAACGATCTGCCATTCTTCGCAAGCGATCGTGATACTGTAGAGAATGGAGCCTTCGCTACGGTCGGCTTCAAATATTATGACCATGGCTACCAAGTGGGACAGATGGCTGTCGACATTCTGAAGAATGGCAAAAACCCGGGCGAGATGAAGGTTGAGCTGCCGAACAAGCTGGATCTGATCCTGAGCATGAAGTCAGCTAAGGAGCAGGGAATTGAAGTAACCGACGCCATCAAGGCGCTGGTCAAGGACCCTGCCAACAACATTATAGAATAA
- a CDS encoding ABC transporter permease has translation MGLMTAVSKSVELGLLYALMALGVYITFRILDFPDLTVDGSFTTGGAIAALMISGGSSPWLATLCAFAGGLAAGACTGLLHTKGKINGLLSGILMMIALYSINIRIMGKPNIAILNAETVFTGVNLMVMMIVVVVAVKLLLDLFMRTDLGMALRATGDNERMIRSFGANTDTTKVIGISLSNGLVALSGAFIVQQAGFGDVNMGVGMIVVGLASVIIGEAIFGAKTVFRATLAVLLGSIVYRIVIALALRVEWLDASDVKLITALIVIVALVLPTVQRSVKQKSVARRRSAELLSNSQQKGGSR, from the coding sequence ATGGGACTGATGACTGCAGTTAGCAAGTCTGTCGAGCTTGGCCTCCTCTATGCGTTGATGGCGCTGGGGGTATATATAACCTTCCGGATATTGGACTTCCCTGATCTGACAGTAGACGGTAGCTTTACAACGGGCGGCGCGATCGCTGCGCTCATGATCTCAGGAGGCTCCTCGCCTTGGCTGGCTACACTGTGTGCATTTGCCGGGGGCTTGGCGGCCGGAGCATGCACCGGGCTGCTGCATACGAAGGGCAAGATTAACGGCTTGCTCTCGGGTATTCTGATGATGATTGCACTTTATTCGATTAATATCCGTATTATGGGCAAGCCCAATATTGCGATTCTGAATGCAGAGACAGTATTCACTGGCGTCAATCTGATGGTCATGATGATTGTGGTGGTGGTTGCTGTCAAGCTGCTGCTTGATTTGTTCATGCGTACTGATCTGGGGATGGCGCTGCGCGCTACCGGCGATAATGAACGGATGATCCGCAGCTTTGGAGCCAACACCGATACCACCAAGGTGATCGGCATCAGCTTGTCCAATGGTCTAGTGGCGCTGTCGGGGGCATTTATCGTGCAGCAGGCAGGCTTCGGTGATGTCAATATGGGCGTGGGGATGATCGTGGTCGGCTTGGCCTCCGTTATTATCGGCGAGGCGATCTTCGGCGCGAAGACGGTGTTCCGCGCTACGCTGGCGGTGCTGCTGGGCTCGATCGTCTATCGTATCGTTATTGCATTAGCGCTGCGTGTGGAGTGGCTGGATGCAAGTGATGTGAAGCTCATTACAGCATTGATCGTTATTGTGGCGTTAGTGTTGCCTACCGTGCAGCGATCGGTCAAGCAGAAATCAGTGGCGCGGAGACGCTCGGCAGAGCTGCTCTCCAACTCGCAGCAGAAGGGAGGAAGCCGCTAA